The following are encoded in a window of Rhizobium sp. WYJ-E13 genomic DNA:
- a CDS encoding sulfite exporter TauE/SafE family protein yields MFELSITFLSAITATFFAAGLVKGVTGMGLPTVAMGILGVLTSPLTAASLLIAPSSVTNLWQLFAGPSFVPLLRRFWPMMTAVVAGTMLGSAWLASGDTGATTKGLGATLVFYSAYALIGRPLRVPAAMEPWLSPVIGAATGLVTGSTGVFVVPAVPYLQALGLAKDDLVQALGLSFTVSTVALAASLGLRNAFEGGNLALSVLAILPALAGMWTGQVLRDRIAPATFRRWFLVCLLLLGAEMCLWPR; encoded by the coding sequence ATGTTCGAGCTGTCCATCACCTTCCTGTCAGCAATCACCGCCACCTTCTTTGCCGCCGGCCTCGTCAAGGGTGTCACCGGCATGGGACTTCCGACGGTCGCCATGGGCATATTGGGCGTTTTGACCTCGCCGCTGACGGCGGCAAGCCTGCTGATCGCACCGTCGTCGGTCACCAATCTCTGGCAGTTGTTTGCAGGCCCGAGCTTCGTTCCGCTTCTGCGTCGGTTCTGGCCGATGATGACAGCCGTCGTTGCGGGAACGATGCTTGGGTCGGCATGGCTTGCGAGCGGCGATACCGGCGCTACGACCAAAGGGCTTGGCGCGACGCTGGTATTCTATTCCGCCTATGCGCTCATTGGCCGTCCGCTCCGCGTGCCGGCGGCGATGGAGCCATGGCTTTCGCCCGTCATCGGTGCGGCGACGGGCCTCGTCACGGGCAGCACAGGCGTTTTCGTTGTCCCGGCCGTGCCTTATCTGCAGGCGCTCGGGCTTGCGAAGGATGATCTGGTGCAGGCGCTCGGCCTGTCCTTTACCGTCTCCACGGTTGCGCTTGCAGCCTCGCTCGGCCTGCGCAACGCTTTCGAAGGGGGCAATCTTGCGCTTTCAGTCCTCGCGATCCTGCCGGCACTGGCGGGCATGTGGACCGGGCAGGTGCTGCGCGATCGGATTGCGCCGGCAACCTTCCGCCGCTGGTTTCTCGTCTGCCTTCTGCTGCTCGGCGCGGAGATGTGTCTGTGGCCGCGCTGA
- a CDS encoding 2'-5' RNA ligase family protein, whose translation MPFAVYLELDPYSTAELQPIVEHVERISPNARTPRRLNIEPHISLAVYDGLDPEPLFRALDRFSDGMRAPVVRLSSVGLFPGPAPVLFAAPVVSAELLALHRDFHAAVDSAGAACWPYYLPGNWVPHVTLGEQLTPEEAGAAISGAMGLWQPMSASLHRISLVAFHPVELLWHRQLPA comes from the coding sequence TTGCCCTTTGCCGTATATTTGGAGTTGGACCCGTACAGCACCGCAGAACTTCAGCCGATCGTTGAGCATGTTGAGCGTATTTCGCCCAATGCCAGGACCCCGCGTCGGCTGAACATCGAGCCGCATATATCGCTTGCCGTCTACGACGGGCTCGACCCCGAGCCTCTTTTCAGAGCGCTCGACCGGTTCAGCGACGGCATGCGCGCGCCTGTCGTCAGGCTTTCCAGTGTTGGTCTCTTTCCCGGACCGGCACCCGTCCTCTTCGCAGCGCCCGTCGTCTCCGCTGAGTTGCTTGCCCTGCATCGGGATTTCCACGCGGCCGTCGACTCGGCTGGGGCGGCGTGCTGGCCCTATTATCTACCCGGAAACTGGGTGCCGCATGTGACGCTCGGGGAACAATTGACCCCGGAGGAGGCAGGAGCGGCAATCAGCGGGGCGATGGGCCTCTGGCAGCCGATGAGCGCAAGCCTGCACCGGATCTCACTGGTTGCCTTCCATCCGGTCGAGCTCTTATGGCATCGGCAATTGCCGGCCTGA
- a CDS encoding GFA family protein has product MKVEGAASSWQTVGKGGIVKQRGFCPTCGSAVYMTFADMPEVFIVTPASLDDPSRYQPQLVSWTAAGYAREHLDPAVLKFEKMPPVWGMRRCRRYPLAARLRLP; this is encoded by the coding sequence GTGAAGGTCGAGGGAGCGGCATCCTCGTGGCAAACGGTCGGCAAGGGCGGAATCGTCAAGCAGCGCGGCTTCTGCCCGACATGCGGTTCGGCCGTCTACATGACGTTCGCCGATATGCCCGAGGTCTTCATTGTCACGCCGGCAAGCCTCGACGACCCAAGCCGCTATCAGCCGCAACTGGTGTCCTGGACCGCAGCCGGATATGCCCGGGAGCACCTCGATCCGGCCGTGCTGAAATTCGAGAAGATGCCCCCAGTGTGGGGAATGCGAAGATGCCGGCGGTACCCGCTTGCGGCACGGCTCCGATTGCCCTGA
- a CDS encoding ABC transporter permease, with the protein MNAMTERLIQIVLLVAIVGGWQLGVAVGFIDVFFFPAPVDIFNQVASWVVDTSFYSHVAITLTETVLGYLVGTALGVAAGVWLGLSRSTARILDPFIKGLNAIPRVVLAPIFVLWLGLGLWSKVALAVTLVFFVTFFNALQGVREVNPVVLSNARILGARRSDLLRHVYFPAAASWILSSLRTSVGFAVVGAIIGEYLGSSAGLGYLIAQAEGNFDAVGVFAGILILAVFVLIIDSILDIAEKHLIKWKTSVSERPA; encoded by the coding sequence ATGAACGCCATGACTGAACGCCTTATCCAAATCGTGCTCTTGGTAGCAATTGTCGGAGGCTGGCAGCTGGGTGTCGCGGTCGGATTCATCGACGTCTTCTTTTTTCCGGCTCCGGTCGACATCTTCAATCAGGTCGCATCCTGGGTGGTGGACACCAGCTTCTATAGCCATGTCGCCATCACCCTGACGGAAACCGTGCTCGGCTATCTGGTCGGTACGGCACTTGGTGTAGCAGCAGGCGTCTGGCTCGGTCTCAGCCGTTCGACCGCGCGTATTCTGGACCCCTTCATCAAGGGCTTGAACGCGATTCCTCGAGTCGTACTCGCGCCGATCTTCGTCCTCTGGCTCGGCCTCGGCCTCTGGTCCAAGGTGGCGCTTGCCGTGACGCTGGTGTTCTTCGTGACATTCTTCAACGCCTTGCAAGGCGTCCGGGAAGTGAACCCGGTGGTGCTGTCGAACGCCCGCATTCTGGGGGCCAGGCGGTCGGATCTGCTCCGCCACGTCTATTTCCCGGCAGCCGCGAGCTGGATCCTCTCCTCCCTGCGCACATCGGTCGGCTTTGCCGTCGTTGGAGCGATCATCGGCGAATATCTTGGCTCTTCCGCTGGTCTTGGCTACCTCATCGCCCAAGCAGAAGGCAATTTCGATGCGGTCGGTGTCTTCGCAGGCATCCTGATCCTGGCGGTTTTTGTCCTTATTATCGACAGCATCCTGGACATCGCCGAGAAGCACCTCATCAAGTGGAAAACGAGCGTTTCCGAACGGCCTGCATGA
- a CDS encoding acetolactate synthase large subunit: protein MNGADSLCDTLLANDVRVCFANPGTSEMHFVAALDRKPEMRCVLGLSEGVVTGAADGYARMTDHPAATLLHTGPGLANGLANLHNARRARVPVINIVGDHASYHLPLDAPLTSDIESLAGAMSKWVHRIRSPEEIAGATEAAYRASMSPPGVATLILPADAAWGDVEAEQPIRLSRPEPHAVNMDSVREVAAAIRDTPGEAGILVSGAAARADCLEIAGAIAAARDVRLFSEMQLPRVERGRGRVAVTRIPYPIDAALDLLADIDVLVLVGAPEPVAFFAYPGKPGRLVRKGCKVLTLARHGEDLKGGLEALRDELGVRPSQPLPRASSASDDYIVPFGHLTEDAIAVMVAERLPDNAIVCDEGITSARRFFELSAGSAPHDYLMNTGGSIGCGIPLATGAAIACPDRKVINLQADGSAMYTVQGLWTQARENLDVVTIIFANRAYAVLHAEMRNVGVNGIGENARRMMDLDHPAWDWVLIAKGMGVDAAGAHSCEQFADLFDSALRRRGPFLIEAII, encoded by the coding sequence ATGAATGGTGCGGACAGCCTGTGTGATACGCTCCTGGCAAACGATGTCAGGGTGTGCTTTGCCAATCCCGGCACGTCGGAAATGCATTTCGTGGCCGCCCTCGACCGCAAGCCCGAAATGCGCTGCGTTCTCGGTCTCTCCGAGGGCGTGGTGACGGGCGCGGCCGATGGTTATGCGCGCATGACCGATCACCCGGCGGCGACATTGCTGCACACCGGGCCGGGGCTCGCCAATGGCCTTGCCAATCTCCACAATGCCCGCCGCGCCAGAGTACCTGTCATCAACATCGTCGGCGATCATGCCTCCTATCATCTTCCCCTCGACGCGCCGCTGACATCTGACATCGAGAGCCTGGCGGGCGCGATGTCCAAGTGGGTGCACCGTATCCGCAGCCCGGAAGAAATTGCCGGCGCGACGGAGGCCGCCTACCGTGCCTCAATGTCACCGCCCGGTGTGGCAACGCTCATCCTGCCGGCAGATGCTGCCTGGGGCGATGTCGAGGCGGAGCAGCCGATCAGGCTGTCGCGGCCGGAGCCTCATGCCGTTAACATGGATAGCGTGCGCGAGGTTGCCGCCGCCATCAGAGACACGCCCGGAGAGGCTGGAATTCTGGTCAGCGGTGCGGCTGCCCGCGCCGACTGCCTGGAGATTGCGGGTGCGATTGCAGCCGCCAGGGATGTGCGTCTCTTCAGCGAGATGCAACTGCCGAGGGTCGAACGTGGCCGCGGCCGTGTCGCCGTGACCCGCATCCCCTACCCGATCGACGCCGCCCTGGATCTGCTGGCCGATATCGATGTGCTGGTATTGGTCGGCGCGCCCGAGCCTGTCGCCTTCTTTGCCTATCCGGGTAAGCCTGGACGGCTGGTGCGCAAAGGCTGCAAGGTTCTGACCCTTGCAAGACATGGCGAAGATCTGAAAGGCGGGCTGGAAGCACTCAGGGACGAACTCGGCGTCAGGCCGTCGCAGCCTCTGCCGAGGGCAAGTTCCGCTTCCGACGACTACATCGTTCCTTTCGGGCATCTGACCGAAGATGCGATCGCCGTGATGGTGGCGGAAAGACTTCCCGACAATGCCATCGTCTGCGACGAAGGGATCACCTCGGCCCGCCGCTTCTTCGAACTTTCAGCCGGCTCGGCGCCGCACGACTACCTGATGAACACTGGCGGCTCGATAGGCTGTGGCATACCGCTTGCGACGGGTGCCGCAATCGCCTGTCCCGACCGGAAGGTCATCAATCTGCAGGCAGATGGCAGCGCCATGTACACGGTGCAGGGCCTGTGGACGCAGGCGCGTGAAAATCTCGACGTGGTGACGATCATCTTCGCCAACCGCGCCTATGCCGTGCTTCATGCCGAGATGCGCAATGTCGGCGTCAACGGAATTGGCGAAAACGCCCGCCGGATGATGGACCTCGATCACCCCGCCTGGGACTGGGTATTGATCGCCAAGGGCATGGGCGTCGATGCCGCAGGTGCACACAGCTGCGAGCAATTTGCCGATCTCTTCGACAGCGCCCTCAGGCGCCGCGGGCCGTTTCTGATCGAAGCGATCATCTGA
- a CDS encoding ABC transporter ATP-binding protein, whose product MALAVVKTAAPTDSPHQAKPMVSIDAVTMAFGAYVAVQDVNLKVSDGEFLAIVGPTGCGKSTILNAIAGLLKPADGTVSIDGQPVRGVQNDIGYLFQQDALLPWKTAIENVELGPMFKGVGTAERREQSMRWLAKVGLKGFEHRYPHQLSGGQRKRVQMAQALITGPKVILMDEPFSALDIHTRHLMQNELLRLWQEERRAVVMITHDLEEAIALGDRVVVLAAGPRSRVIDSFPVDLERPRDVAEIKLDPRFMDLYRNIWSSLRGEVEKSYERHD is encoded by the coding sequence ATGGCATTGGCCGTAGTAAAAACCGCAGCCCCGACGGACAGTCCGCATCAAGCAAAGCCGATGGTTTCCATCGACGCGGTCACCATGGCCTTTGGCGCCTACGTGGCCGTGCAGGATGTGAACTTGAAAGTCTCCGATGGTGAGTTCCTCGCCATCGTTGGTCCAACCGGCTGCGGCAAGAGCACAATACTCAATGCAATCGCCGGCCTGCTGAAACCTGCTGATGGCACCGTATCGATCGACGGTCAGCCGGTACGCGGGGTTCAGAACGACATCGGTTATCTCTTTCAGCAGGATGCATTGCTTCCGTGGAAGACCGCAATCGAGAACGTGGAGCTCGGGCCTATGTTCAAGGGTGTCGGTACTGCCGAACGTCGCGAGCAGTCGATGAGATGGCTGGCGAAAGTCGGGCTGAAAGGGTTCGAGCATCGCTATCCCCACCAGCTTTCAGGCGGACAGCGCAAGCGCGTCCAGATGGCCCAGGCGCTGATCACTGGTCCCAAGGTCATTCTGATGGACGAACCTTTCTCCGCGCTCGATATCCATACCCGCCATCTGATGCAGAACGAACTGTTGCGGCTTTGGCAGGAAGAAAGACGCGCGGTCGTGATGATCACGCACGACCTCGAGGAGGCAATTGCTCTCGGTGATCGGGTCGTGGTGCTTGCTGCGGGACCGCGTTCGCGCGTGATCGACAGCTTCCCCGTCGATCTCGAACGCCCTCGCGATGTCGCGGAAATCAAGCTCGATCCGCGCTTCATGGATCTTTATCGCAACATCTGGTCGTCGCTGCGCGGCGAAGTGGAGAAAAGCTATGAACGCCATGACTGA
- a CDS encoding potassium channel family protein, translating to MRRLFFAALFNQIRILWPIFSGVLIVMVGAGAVVGWIEGWGIGESLYFTFVTGLTIGYGDLAPKSTIARILFVPIGLCGIILTGLVAAVSVQALDAAGRTRTERDDLTDIRS from the coding sequence ATGAGACGGCTGTTCTTCGCGGCGCTTTTCAACCAGATCCGCATCCTCTGGCCGATTTTTTCCGGCGTGCTGATCGTCATGGTCGGAGCAGGCGCCGTTGTCGGCTGGATCGAGGGCTGGGGCATCGGTGAGAGCCTGTATTTCACCTTCGTCACCGGCCTGACGATCGGCTACGGCGATCTTGCGCCGAAGAGTACGATAGCACGCATCCTATTCGTGCCGATCGGCCTTTGCGGCATCATACTAACCGGCCTTGTTGCCGCCGTCAGTGTGCAGGCGCTCGATGCGGCGGGCCGCACCCGAACCGAACGGGATGATCTCACCGATATCAGATCATAG
- a CDS encoding glycerophosphodiester phosphodiesterase family protein, with the protein MSYKDFINDPSRSCAIVAHRGAWHGAPENSLASIENAIAVGADIVEIDVRKSADGELFLMHDDTLSRMAGIDRDAETFTMAELQAITLREDNGGENRAVTDQRIPTLKQAFEAIRGRIFADLDLKDRGLFSEVAACAREMGVASSVDLKTVVMNRADIDWVRAQTIEGVPFMAMAQFSAGDVGDRLALLSELKPFMCELRFDDLKTIANNQQLFRDANMAIWFNTLDMAASGEWTDPKALADPHAIWGRLMDAGISTIQTDEPAALRHYIEARKSARKPAKAHVAG; encoded by the coding sequence ATGAGCTACAAAGACTTCATCAACGACCCGAGCCGCTCCTGCGCCATCGTCGCCCATCGCGGCGCCTGGCATGGCGCGCCGGAAAACAGCCTGGCCTCCATCGAGAACGCCATTGCCGTCGGCGCCGATATCGTCGAAATCGACGTGCGCAAGAGCGCCGATGGCGAGCTTTTCCTGATGCATGACGATACGCTCTCGCGCATGGCCGGCATCGACCGCGATGCGGAAACTTTCACCATGGCCGAACTGCAGGCGATCACGCTGCGCGAAGACAATGGCGGCGAAAATCGCGCCGTCACCGACCAGCGCATTCCGACCTTGAAACAGGCCTTTGAAGCCATTCGCGGCCGCATCTTTGCGGATCTCGACCTCAAGGATCGCGGGTTGTTTTCGGAAGTGGCGGCCTGCGCCCGCGAGATGGGCGTCGCATCTTCCGTCGACCTCAAGACCGTCGTAATGAACCGCGCAGACATCGACTGGGTGCGCGCCCAGACTATCGAAGGCGTGCCCTTCATGGCGATGGCGCAGTTTTCGGCTGGCGATGTCGGCGACAGGCTGGCGCTGCTCTCGGAGCTCAAGCCCTTCATGTGCGAGTTGCGCTTCGACGATCTCAAGACTATCGCAAACAATCAGCAGCTCTTCAGGGATGCCAATATGGCGATCTGGTTCAATACGCTTGACATGGCTGCCAGCGGCGAATGGACCGATCCCAAGGCTCTTGCCGATCCCCACGCCATCTGGGGCCGCCTGATGGATGCCGGCATCAGCACTATCCAGACTGACGAGCCGGCTGCCCTGCGGCACTATATCGAGGCCCGGAAATCGGCACGGAAGCCGGCTAAAGCCCACGTCGCGGGTTGA
- a CDS encoding YkvA family protein encodes MSEWLKATRQWARSVKRDVVALWIAARDSRTPVVAKIVAGAVAAYALSPVDLIPDFVPVLGYLDDLIIVPFGILIAIRLIPEPLMAEFRDMATQRAQRPVSRSGLIAIIIIWLIAAALCIWSARNLFLR; translated from the coding sequence ATGAGCGAATGGCTGAAAGCGACAAGACAATGGGCGCGATCCGTGAAACGCGATGTGGTCGCACTCTGGATTGCCGCGCGCGACAGCCGCACGCCTGTTGTGGCCAAGATCGTCGCCGGTGCGGTTGCTGCCTACGCGCTTTCGCCCGTCGATCTCATCCCGGATTTCGTGCCTGTGCTCGGCTATCTCGATGATCTCATCATCGTCCCGTTCGGCATTCTCATCGCCATCCGCCTCATTCCGGAGCCGCTGATGGCGGAATTCCGGGACATGGCCACCCAACGGGCGCAGCGCCCGGTCAGCCGTTCGGGGCTTATCGCGATCATCATCATCTGGCTGATCGCCGCGGCCCTCTGCATCTGGTCTGCACGGAACCTGTTTCTTCGCTGA
- the cax gene encoding calcium/proton exchanger, with protein MGKLAEGPSVTPSSSVGRAIVDEVRQSPLLALIVFVPVVLVLERLMPDSHTLLFLLSVVAIIPLAALLSRATEAVAAKTGDAVGGLLNATLGNLTELVISLAALQAGQYLLVKASIAGAIVTNTLFMLGGSFLLGGLKHHIQEFNRVNARFQACMLFLATIAVLVPSLLSEADQPPAPEVSQTLSLGLSVLLIVVYALGMFFSLRTHKELFASVSHGGEEEKHWPMTLALVLLVVVTLLVALVSEIFVGSVQVAAEHLGMTPAFVGFIVVALVGAAAEMTTAFSAARADRLDLSVGIALGSAAQIALFVAPLLVVVSYFIGPEPMTLQFWRGAVTMMIVATLAATLLSNGGRGAWYAGVMALALYGIFAFTLFVLPPASPS; from the coding sequence ATGGGCAAGCTTGCGGAAGGGCCTTCAGTTACGCCGTCTTCTTCCGTGGGAAGGGCCATTGTGGACGAGGTCCGTCAATCGCCCCTTCTCGCGCTCATTGTTTTCGTGCCTGTGGTGCTGGTGCTGGAGCGGCTTATGCCCGACTCGCACACGCTGCTGTTCCTGCTATCGGTCGTGGCGATCATACCTCTTGCCGCTCTCCTGAGCCGGGCAACCGAGGCAGTCGCCGCGAAGACCGGAGACGCGGTCGGCGGACTGCTCAATGCCACGCTTGGGAACCTGACCGAACTCGTCATTTCGCTGGCGGCGCTGCAGGCGGGGCAATATCTGCTGGTCAAGGCGTCAATAGCGGGCGCGATCGTTACCAATACGCTGTTCATGCTGGGCGGCTCCTTCCTGCTCGGCGGGCTCAAGCATCACATTCAGGAATTCAACAGGGTCAATGCGCGCTTTCAGGCCTGCATGCTGTTCCTGGCAACGATCGCGGTTCTTGTGCCGTCGCTGCTCAGCGAAGCGGATCAGCCGCCGGCACCCGAGGTGTCGCAGACGCTGAGCCTCGGGCTTTCGGTCCTGCTCATCGTCGTCTACGCACTCGGCATGTTCTTTTCGCTGCGCACGCACAAGGAACTTTTCGCCAGCGTCAGCCATGGCGGCGAAGAGGAGAAACACTGGCCGATGACGCTGGCTCTCGTCCTGCTCGTCGTCGTGACGCTGCTGGTGGCGCTGGTCAGCGAGATCTTCGTCGGATCGGTGCAGGTTGCCGCCGAACATCTCGGCATGACGCCGGCCTTTGTCGGTTTCATCGTCGTGGCGCTGGTGGGCGCGGCCGCGGAAATGACGACGGCCTTTTCCGCGGCGCGTGCCGATCGGCTGGATCTCAGCGTCGGCATTGCGCTCGGCAGTGCTGCCCAGATTGCGCTCTTCGTCGCGCCTCTCCTGGTGGTGGTCAGCTATTTCATCGGCCCGGAACCGATGACGCTGCAATTCTGGCGCGGCGCGGTGACAATGATGATCGTTGCCACGCTCGCCGCCACGCTCTTGTCCAATGGCGGACGCGGCGCCTGGTATGCGGGGGTCATGGCTCTGGCACTTTACGGGATTTTCGCTTTCACCCTGTTCGTCCTGCCGCCGGCAAGTCCGTCCTGA
- a CDS encoding glycerophosphodiester phosphodiesterase family protein, with protein sequence MNYTDYVRAPQRDCAVVAHRGIWREAPENSLAAIEAAIRAGCDVVEIDVRRSADGGLFLLHDKTLLRMAGIDAMAEALSSERLASLTLKNRDGSEGNEMTGEKLPGLRELFDLTRDRIFVHLDVKDRAVIPEVIACACNMGVEAQVDFWGSLRTAEDLAWVRETVIPHGVLFMAKSRIDATHAKAELDLLFRLAPPVCEVCFDHIDDISALHARIGETDMKLWANTLDSVAFAGFTDTAAIEDPDAIWGRLIEAGISFIQTDEPVALKSYLASRRG encoded by the coding sequence ATGAACTACACTGACTATGTGCGCGCACCCCAAAGGGACTGTGCGGTCGTGGCGCATCGCGGCATCTGGCGCGAGGCTCCCGAGAACAGCCTTGCAGCCATCGAAGCGGCGATCCGCGCGGGGTGCGATGTCGTCGAGATCGACGTGCGCCGCAGCGCCGATGGCGGGCTCTTCCTGCTGCATGACAAGACCTTACTGCGCATGGCCGGCATCGATGCGATGGCGGAGGCGCTGAGTTCCGAGCGCCTCGCGAGTCTCACGCTGAAAAACCGCGATGGCAGCGAAGGCAATGAGATGACCGGCGAGAAACTGCCTGGCCTGCGAGAACTGTTCGATCTCACCCGCGATCGCATCTTCGTGCATCTCGATGTGAAGGACAGGGCGGTCATCCCCGAGGTCATCGCCTGTGCCTGCAACATGGGCGTCGAGGCCCAGGTTGATTTCTGGGGCAGCCTCCGCACGGCCGAGGATCTTGCCTGGGTGCGCGAGACGGTCATCCCGCATGGCGTGCTGTTCATGGCGAAGTCGCGGATCGACGCTACGCATGCCAAGGCCGAGCTGGATCTCCTGTTCCGACTCGCACCACCCGTTTGCGAAGTCTGCTTCGACCACATCGACGATATCTCGGCTCTCCATGCCCGTATCGGCGAGACGGACATGAAACTATGGGCCAATACGCTCGATTCCGTCGCCTTTGCCGGCTTCACCGATACGGCCGCCATTGAGGATCCCGACGCCATCTGGGGCCGGCTCATCGAGGCCGGCATTTCGTTTATCCAGACCGATGAACCGGTCGCACTGAAATCATACCTCGCCAGCCGTCGCGGCTGA
- a CDS encoding LysR family transcriptional regulator — translation MRFDLTDLRLFLAVVDAGSITHGAADAGLSLAAASERLRDMEALGEVILLERGRRGVSPTEAGEALAHHARVILGQIRRMRGELGEYARGLRSTISILANTAAISEHLPERLASWMAANPQVDLQLKERQSVEIARSVAAGHAEIGILSAAADMAGLAVRPFAMDRLVAVVSKGHPLARESSVSFTDLVDEHFIGLAGGALQDHIDAQAGRIGIRLKTRVRLRDFGAICRLAGADIGIGIVPETAARRAGRSSGIVVLRLSDDWATRQLLVCTAERAELSVHARSLLDHLAPA, via the coding sequence ATGCGTTTTGATCTGACCGACCTTCGCCTCTTCCTGGCCGTCGTCGATGCCGGCAGCATCACCCATGGAGCGGCAGATGCGGGGCTCTCGCTTGCCGCTGCGAGCGAACGGCTGCGCGACATGGAGGCGCTCGGCGAAGTCATCCTGCTGGAACGCGGCCGGCGCGGCGTCTCGCCAACGGAGGCCGGGGAAGCGCTCGCCCACCATGCCCGCGTGATTCTCGGCCAGATCAGGCGGATGCGTGGCGAACTCGGCGAATATGCGCGGGGGCTGCGCTCGACGATCAGCATTCTCGCCAACACGGCTGCCATATCGGAACATCTGCCTGAACGGCTCGCATCCTGGATGGCCGCCAACCCGCAGGTGGATCTGCAACTGAAGGAACGGCAGAGCGTCGAGATTGCCAGAAGCGTGGCGGCGGGTCATGCCGAGATCGGCATCCTCTCTGCTGCGGCGGATATGGCCGGGCTGGCGGTGAGACCTTTCGCCATGGACCGGCTCGTCGCCGTTGTCAGCAAAGGCCATCCTCTGGCCCGAGAGAGCAGCGTCAGTTTCACCGACCTCGTCGATGAGCATTTCATCGGTCTCGCCGGCGGCGCCCTGCAGGATCATATCGATGCGCAGGCGGGCCGTATCGGCATCAGGCTGAAGACCCGCGTGCGGCTGCGCGATTTCGGGGCCATCTGCCGGCTGGCGGGTGCCGATATCGGTATCGGCATCGTGCCTGAAACGGCCGCCCGCCGCGCCGGGCGATCATCCGGGATTGTCGTTCTCCGCCTCTCGGATGACTGGGCCACGCGCCAATTGCTGGTCTGCACGGCGGAACGGGCGGAATTGTCGGTCCACGCGCGCAGCCTTCTGGACCATCTCGCGCCGGCCTGA
- a CDS encoding cupin domain-containing protein, producing MNAIKIMAMSALLATGAMQLTPAYADQPIERTDLVHADIDVPGHQAAQVRVDFAPGAFAQKHQHPGEEIAYVIEGSLEYELDGRKPVTLKAGQSLFIPSGIAHSARNVGIGKASELATYIVTKGSPLVVPVK from the coding sequence ATGAACGCGATCAAGATCATGGCAATGAGCGCCCTGCTCGCCACCGGCGCTATGCAACTGACGCCTGCCTATGCCGACCAACCGATAGAGCGCACCGACCTCGTCCATGCTGATATCGACGTGCCCGGCCACCAGGCCGCCCAGGTCCGCGTCGATTTCGCCCCCGGCGCCTTTGCGCAGAAGCACCAGCATCCGGGCGAAGAGATCGCCTATGTCATCGAAGGTTCGTTGGAGTATGAGCTCGATGGCCGGAAACCGGTGACACTCAAGGCCGGCCAGTCGCTCTTCATCCCCTCGGGCATTGCCCATTCGGCAAGGAACGTCGGCATTGGCAAGGCCTCGGAACTGGCGACCTATATCGTCACCAAGGGGTCACCGCTCGTTGTGCCGGTGAAATAA
- a CDS encoding DUF2092 domain-containing protein: MPSFANGGKTDPKAILKSMSDYLARQSAISAKFNSSIEVITPELEKIQFDSSTTLQLKRPDKLRAERVGGYAAVEMIFDGTTLTIHDIDNKKYAQASAGGTIDALVDRMRHEFGIGAPGVDLLLSDVYGALSADVLAAKYIGQGVIDGVECEHLAFRNNETDWQLWVRTGPEPIPCKMVITSKTVTGSPQYTVEVRDWKPGAAIGNAAFEFKVDGAGSKVDIKDLSALDEVPPAATEGAQQ, translated from the coding sequence GTGCCGTCGTTTGCGAACGGCGGCAAAACCGATCCCAAGGCCATTCTCAAGTCGATGTCGGACTATCTGGCAAGACAGTCGGCGATCTCGGCGAAGTTCAACTCGAGCATCGAGGTGATCACGCCGGAACTCGAGAAAATCCAGTTCGACAGTTCGACGACCCTGCAGTTGAAGCGTCCCGACAAACTGAGAGCGGAGCGTGTTGGCGGTTATGCGGCTGTGGAGATGATCTTCGACGGGACCACGCTGACGATCCATGACATCGACAACAAGAAGTATGCGCAGGCGAGCGCCGGTGGGACGATTGACGCCCTGGTCGATCGCATGCGCCACGAGTTCGGCATCGGCGCGCCGGGCGTTGATCTGCTCTTGAGCGATGTCTATGGCGCCTTGAGCGCAGACGTGCTGGCCGCAAAATACATCGGCCAGGGCGTCATCGATGGTGTCGAGTGCGAACACCTCGCCTTCAGGAACAACGAGACCGATTGGCAGCTCTGGGTCAGAACAGGTCCGGAACCGATCCCCTGCAAGATGGTGATCACCAGCAAGACGGTGACCGGCTCGCCGCAATACACGGTCGAGGTCCGGGATTGGAAGCCAGGTGCGGCAATCGGGAATGCGGCGTTTGAATTCAAGGTCGATGGCGCGGGCTCGAAGGTGGACATCAAGGACCTTTCGGCTCTCGACGAGGTGCCGCCTGCCGCGACGGAAGGAGCGCAACAATGA